Proteins from one Fragaria vesca subsp. vesca linkage group LG6, FraVesHawaii_1.0, whole genome shotgun sequence genomic window:
- the LOC101295923 gene encoding protein FAR1-RELATED SEQUENCE 12-like isoform 1 yields MNFHIAVASVPDINVAHEVSNASTDAEFKRYNDGAVVGTSLQKILWVVQNDDMTQNSSQDGSPVEVDEPYVGQEFGTEVDAQAFYNVYGLRMGFNTRMNYLSRSKHDGTIIARTFVCSKEGYRKPDRRDKKTINPRAPTRVGCMAMLSIKKLNIGKWIVTKFIKEHNHALIASKRPKGLVEDQIPDDKKKIEELNRELFLERERSTSLRKVIDLLFEHIEEHTQDLSNKVQHVVDEVKEIESEGKKPS; encoded by the exons ATGAATTTTCATATTGCAGTGGCTTCTGTACCCGATATAAATGTAGCTCATGAGGTCTCAAATGCCTCAACTGATGCTGAGTTCAAGCGTTATAATGATGGTGCGGTTGTAGGCACTTCTCTTCAGAAGATACTTTGGGTTGTACAAAATGATGACATGACTCAAAACTCTTCTCAAGATGGATCTCCAGTCGAAGTTGATGAGCCATATGTGGGTCAGGAATTTGGTACAGAAGTAGATGCACAGGCTTTTTATAATGTCTATGGCTTGCGTATGGGTTTCAATACTCGTATGAACTATCTGTCTCGATCCAAACATGATGGAACTATCATTGCGCGAACATTTGTATGCAGCAAAGAGGGTTACCGGAAGCCTGATAGGCGTGACAAGAAGACCATCAACCCACGGGCTCCCACTAGGGTAGGTTGTATGGCAATGCTGTCGATAAAAAAGCTGAATATTGGCAAGTGGATCGTTACAAAGTTTATCAAGGAGCACAATCATGCACTAATAGCGAGCAAACGTCCAAAAGGGCTGGTTGAGGATCAAATACCG GATGATAAGAAAAAGATTGAAGAATTAAATCGAGAGCTGTTCCTTGAGAGAGAGCGATCTACTTCACTAAGAAAAGTCATAGACCTTCTATTTGAACACATTGAGGAGCATACACAAGACCTCTCAAATAAAGTCCAGCATGTTGTGGATGAAGTAAAGGAGATTGAATCGGAAGGGAAAAAACCGTCATGA
- the LOC101297263 gene encoding ycf20-like protein-like has product MGTMMLQSTFPIREKKIHESSFFTLATGLVQNCCCEPSFSMQTSKIGFNSVPSFPQRRFQSRKHRLGLAFALDTGGVPDNGGQESVNDNNFNGLNRTRLGRIVTAAGKQLLEKLNLARKNFPMKIFLLLLGFYTANALATILGQTGDWDVLVAGIVVAAIEGIGMLMYRKSTSPSLSSGKLKSFVMLMNYWKAGVCLGLFVDAFKLGS; this is encoded by the exons ATGGGTACCATGATGCTACAGTCAACTTTTCCAATTCGGGAGAAAAAGATCCATGAAAGCTCGTTTTTTACTCTTGCAACTGGTCTAGTCCAGAACTGTTGCTGTGAGCCGAGTTTCAGTATGCAGACATCAAAGATTGGCTTTAACTCTGTGCCTTCTTTTCCGCAAAGGAG ATTTCAGTCAAGAAAGCATCGATTGGGATTAGCCTTTGCCTTGGACACAGGTGGGGTTCCTGATAATGGTGGCCAAGAGAGCGTCAATGACAACAACTTCAATGGTCTCAATCGCACTCGTTTAGGTCGGATAGTGACTGCAGCCGGAAAACAGCTATTAGAGAAGCTGAACTTAGCTAGAAAAAACTTCCCCATGAAGATATTTCTACTTCTGTTGGGTTTCTACACAGCAAATGCATTGGCCACAATCCTTGGGCAGACGGGAGATTGGGATGTCTTGGTTGCAGGAATTGTGGTTGCTGCCATTGAAGGTATTGGTATGCTTATGTATAGAAAGTCCACTTCCCCTTCTTTATCAAGTGGGAAGCTCAAGTCTTTTGTCATGCTGATGAATTACTGGAAAGCTGGTGTGTGCTTAGGCCTCTTTGTGGATGCTTTTAAATTGGGTAGTTAG
- the LOC101311402 gene encoding putative metallophosphoesterase At3g03305-like, whose protein sequence is MGLGEEKTMIRNGLMTLMLMLMIPWLCCAKVMDVQGAPESVVWVVQLSDLHFSVHHPDRATDFTSLVGPALSMINPSLVLITGDITDGKSKDLLTTKQNEEEWVEYRTAMDNVIKRSGLDKTAFFDLRGNHDNFGVPAVGGAFDFFSKYSINGQLGRAGYLNSVTLQTADRKHLFVGVDTTMSVGVRGPTNLFGHPTDQLLSDLDMELSQWDSQSKEPISKISFGHFPLSFSATSHSGKSLKDIFLKHSVSAYVCGHLHSRFGKNLKRHHQLLHKFSFLPEFFQLNVHQLSSDPPVNCSTDAPMANEFWEWEMGDWRKSRAMRILAIDRGHVSYVDVDFKLGTKKTIILPTFPLDSRLMSTSSSRHEYECHAAGPVSYDAIRALVFSVSPLVTVTAMIYDTRPGYLSLVFEGPMIKLEHNTSRGDLYFAGWNYRAFEDPSPDRYWLQIEATDFMGRSTLSDLRPFSVNGLSTKLSWTWKEFVVMGCQWAALYYPMMWCVVYFLLMILLIPKALLIFSSKHFTYKSKGLLNFIGWVSQELCRVPLTWYGFLVYLFYLVLFPWFIGHVFTDGKDIGYMTYMGWVVKSFNEDGKHEYVGSPDVMVVVLPHLLFVVFPAILVSGALAAEKHIYREHVLSLSGKKEDDPDQEGRRSLWYGYQGSRKSNSCVGDRWIRKVLLVICLAICGKHFMSCGVLIKAYEMNPIINFPVYSLTIPLVVAYTVYRTRRNV, encoded by the exons ATGGGTTTGGGAGAAGAGAAGACGATGATTCGGAATGGGTTGATGACGCTGATGCTTATGCTTATGATTCCCTGGTTGTGTTGTGCCAAGGTGATGGATGTGCAAGGAGCGCCAGAGTCTGTGGTGTGGGTGGTTCAGCTCTCTGATCTCCATTTCAGTGTCCACCATCCCGACAGAGCCACCGACTTCACCTCCCTTGTGGGCCCCGCTCTCTCCATGATCAACCCTTCTCTCGTCCTCATCACCGGTGATATCACAG ACGGAAAAAGCAAGGATCTGTTGACGACGAAACAAAATGAGGAGGAGTGGGTGGAATACCGGACTGCAATGGATAATGTTATCAAAAGGAGCGGACTTGACAAGACTGCCTTCTTTGATCTTAGAGGGAATCACGATAACTTTGGTGTCCCTGCCGTTGGTGGTGCCTTTGATTTCTTTTCAAAGTATAGCATCAATGGGCAGCTGGGCAGAGCTGGGTATCTCAACAGTGTTACTCTTCAG ACTGCTGACCGGAAACATCTCTTTGTTGGAGTTGATACCACTATGTCTGTGGGTGTACGAGGCCCAACTAATCTTTTTGGGCATCCCACTGATCAACTATTATCAGATTTAGACATGGAGCTCTCCCAGTGGGATTCTCAATCAAAAGAGCCAATCAGCAAGATTTCGTTCGGGCATTTCCCTCTTTCGTTCTCCGCAACCTCACACTCTGGGAAGAGCCTGAAAGATATATTCCTCAAGCATTCCGTATCAGCTTATGTATGCGGGCATCTGCATTCAAGGTTTGGTAAAAACTTGAAGAGACACCATCAGTTACTTCATAAATTTTCATTTTTGCCAGAATTTTTCCAGCTTAATGTACACCAACTATCTTCTGATCCTCCTGTTAATTGTTCAACTGATGCCCCAATGGCCAATGAATTCTGGGAGTGGGAGATGGGCGACTGGAGGAAGAGCAGAGCCATGCGGATTTTGGCCATTGATAGAGGTCATGTTTCATATGTTGATGTTGACTTCAAGTTAGGCACCAAAAAAACTATCATACTGCCAACTTTTCCTCTGGATTCACGGCTCATGTCAACATCTTCATCACGTCATGAGTATGAATGTCATGCTGCGGGACCTGTATCTTATGATGCAATTAGAGCCCTTGTGTTTTCTGTTTCTCCACTTGTGACAGTTACAGCTATGATCTATGACACAAGACCTGGATATCTCAGTTTGGTATTTGAGGGACCTATGATAAAGCTTGAGCATAACACCTCCAGGGGAGATCTTTATTTTGCTGGATGGAATTATAGAGCGTTTGAGGATCCATCTCCAGATAGATATTGGTTGCAAATAGAAGCGACTGACTTCATGGGGAGATCGACTTTAAGTGATTTGAGGCCGTTTTCTGTTAATGGTCTAAGTACTAAGCTTTCATGGACGTGGAAGGAGTTTGTGGTCATGGGTTGTCAATGGGCTGCATTATATTACCCAATGATGTGGTGTGTTGTATATTTTTTACTCATGATTCTCCTTATTCCAAAAGCTCTCCTCATTTTCTCAAGTAAGCATTTTACTTACAAGAGCAAGGGCTTGCTAAATTTTATAGGATGGGTTTCACAGGAGCTTTGTAGGGTTCCCCTCACATGGTATGGTTTTCTAGTATACTTATTTTACCTCGTATTATTCCCATGGTTTATTGGGCATGTGTTCACTGATGGCAAGGATATAGGATACATGACCTACATGGGCTGGGTGGTTAAATCTTTCAATGAAGATGGAAAGCATGAATATGTTGGATCACCAGATGTAATGGTGGTTGTTCTTCCACATCTCTTGTTTGTAGTTTTTCCTGCTATTTTGGTCAGTGGGGCTTTAGCTGCTGAAAAGCACATCTATCGGGAACATGTTCTTTCACTTTCAGGAAAGAAAGAAGATGATCCTGATCAAGAAGGAAGGAGATCTTTATGGTATGGTTACCAGGGCAGTAGGAAATCAAATTCATGTGTTGGAGACCGGTGGATTCGGAAAGTACTTTTGGTTATTTGCTTGGCAATTTGTGGGAAGCATTTTATG AGCTGCGGGGTTCTCATCAAAGCTTACGAGATGAATCCCATCATCAATTTCCCAGTATACAGCCTCACGATTCCGCTAGTGGTGGCTTACACTGTCTACAGAACTAGGAGGAATGTGTAA